Proteins encoded in a region of the Rutidosis leptorrhynchoides isolate AG116_Rl617_1_P2 chromosome 9, CSIRO_AGI_Rlap_v1, whole genome shotgun sequence genome:
- the LOC139868008 gene encoding probable serine/threonine-protein kinase PBL28: MSFEDIKSITQNFSDANKVGTGGFGNVYKGHITHGHGKGYNTIVAKKLDTSNGQGENEYYNELQILYEYKHENVIGLVGYSNETNEKLIVYEYASNGSLYGHLSNESLTWRNRLNICIDVVTGMDFLHGGIRGKEVVIHRDIKSDNILLFDDWKAKIGDFGLSLISTINTNTKVTIARACGTAGYVDPLYKGSGILTKESDIYSLGVVLLEILYGRQISKCPKSTTCWSRFIKRIIKKRKAYSMVFKDIKEEVLLESLETFLVIVSICLDDDRDKRPTSKEVLAQLKKALYFQHTRGLRQARPCPRPALPTTESSSDAIGTNHPPPRKDVKDEKDALDRRFLQLNQCDAKDEKDAFEVSTVKISATHKLEIRNSRLRDVSFGPKFSNNKTVNFQILPRGCEILPRGREVHCSSSILVEQFNLHLFTF; encoded by the exons ATGTCATTTGAAGATATTAAATCGATCACACAAAATTTCAGTGATGCCAATAAGGTTGGAACAGGAGGTTTTGGGAACGTGTATAAAGGGCACATTACGCATGGACATGGTAAGGGATATAATACCATTGTTGCAAAGAAGTTAGATACAAGTAATGGTCAAGGGGAGAATGAGTATTACAATGAGCTACAAATTCTTTACGAATATAAGCATGAGAATGTCATTGGTCTTGTAGGTTATAGCAACGAAACTAATGAAAAACTCATTGTTTATGAGTATGCATCTAATGGAAGTCTATATGGGCATTTAAGTAATGAGAGTCTTACATGGCGAAACCGACTAAACATATGCATTGATGTTGTAACCGGGATGGATTTCCTTCATGGAGGTATTCGAGGAAAAGAGGTGGTGATACATAGGGACATCAAATCTGATAATATTCTGTTGTTTGATGATTGGAAGGCAAAAATTGGTGATTTTGGGCTTTCCTTGATAAGTACAATTAATACGAATACTAAAGTTACTATAGCCCGTGCTTGTGGGACAGCGGGTTATGTGGACCCACTATACAAAGGATCTGGTATTTTAACCAAAGAGTCTGATATCTATTCACTAGGGGTGGTGTTATTGGAGATATTGTATGGGAGACAAATAAGTAAATGTCCCAAATCAACAACATGTTGGTCTCGTTTCATTAAACGCATCATCAAAAAAAGAAAAGCATACTCAATGGTGTTTAAAGATATCAAGGAAGAAGTTTTGCTAGAATCACTTGAAACATTTCTAGTCATTGTCAGTATATGCTTAGATGATGATAGAGACAAACGTCCAACATCAAAAGAAGTCTTAGCACAATTGAAGAAGGCATTGTATTTCCAA CATACCCGGGGCCTTCGTCAAGCCCGTCCTTGCCCAAGGCCGGCCCTGCCAACAACCGAAAGTTCAAGTGATGCTATTGGAACTAACCACCCTCCCCCCAGGAAG GATGTGAAAGATGAGAAAGATGCTTTGGATCGGAGGTTCCTACAACTTAATCAATGT GATGCGAAAGATGAGAAGGATGCTTTCGAAGTTTCTACAGTTAAAATTAGTGCAACTCATAAGTTGGAAATCAGAAACTCGCGGTTGAGAGATGTGAGCTTCGGTCCCAAGTTTAGTAACAACAAGACTGTTAACTTTCAGATACTTCCTCGCGGTTGCGAGATCCTACCTCGCGGTCGTGAGGTTCACTGCAGCAGTTCAATATTAGTCGAGCAGTTCAATTTACATTTATTTACCTTTTAA
- the LOC139868009 gene encoding probable serine/threonine-protein kinase PBL28 — translation MPQVKRWEYLWIKVICLHLCESSIDNPLSSLNKSQGCYLLKGNLECFNSEYLSSIEGNDTYEPSTRSYNVTIKKVVYREYVSLKEIDILSRCRHPNIQSLLGLLESDDGTIRIIYKHISHKYLYGCLNDGNLTWEKRLKICINVAHGLNYLHNGMEDQKTVIHCNINSKNIELDDLSGAKIIGFHNSVFLPPNQDGKSFHLNNIVGDKYYMDPEFAKTRRLKRESDIFSFGIVLLEILCGKCAADLIKKRGL, via the coding sequence ATGCCACAGGTAAAGAGGTGGGAATACTTGTGGATTAAAGTTATATGCTTACACTTATGTGAAAGCTCCATTGATAATCCTCTTTCTTCTCTTAATAAGTCCCAAGGTTGTTATCTTCTCAAAGGAAACCTTGAATGTTTTAATAGTGAGTATCTTTCCTCCATAGAAGGTAACGATACATATGAACCATCCACAAGATCATACAATGTAACGATAAAAAAAGTTGTATATAGAGAATATGTTTCACTTAAAGAAATAGATATTCTTAGTAGATGTAGGCATCCCAACATACAATCTCTTCTTGGATTACTTGAATCGGATGATGGAACTATTAGGATTATTTATAAGCACATTTCTCATAAGTACCtttatggttgtttgaatgatggtaATCTTACATGGGAAAAACGATTGAAAATATGCATTAATGTTGCACATGGGCTGAATTACTTGCATAATGGGATGGAGGACCAAAAGACCGTAATCCACTGTAACATAAATAGTAAAAATATTGAGTTAGACGATCTTTCAGGGGCAAAGATTATTGGATTTCACAACTCTGTATTCCTGCCTCCAAATCAAGATGGGAAATCTTTCCATCTCAATAACATTGTTGGCGATAAATATTATATGGATCCAGAGTTTGCTAAGACCAGAAGGTTAAAAAGAGAATCGGATATCTTTAGTTTCGGAATAGTTCTGCTTGAAATTCTATGTGGAAAGTGTGCAGCTGATTTGATAAAAAAAAGAGGGTTGTAA